The Lewinellaceae bacterium genome includes a region encoding these proteins:
- the ccsA gene encoding cytochrome c biogenesis protein CcsA, which yields MDLNTTITFAKKYLSPFFNTRAAGIYMLLFAASIGVATFIENDFGTSSAQKVIFKSSWFELLLLLFGITLIVNIIKFRMIPQKKWALLTFHAAMIVILFGAGVTRYFGSEGIMHIRENDTSNTFLSAETYLNFEVLKDGNSYKFDEPVLFATLGNNKWEESYLIGSDLIEVKVKDFIPNPSEVMEESLSGLPTIKIVMAGQGGREEYYVSQGETRRIRNVLFNFKTEPLPEAVNIDFKNDSLLIKTNRVMSQMVMATQQVDTLYPGPNYYPLRLRSMYSDGMNSFVFGDFNKQATVLIKSENAKVKNESMTALVMDVTINGETQEKLVYGKKGMPGRPTVIDAGKLSFAISYGAKEISLPFAIKLYDFIMEKYPGTDNASSYASEVQLIDNRKDLKRDQRIYMNHILTYGGYRFFQSSFDNDELGTYLSVNHDFWGTWISYLGYILLTLGMMFSLLSKKSRFYKVSENIKKIREKRGAFMTLLILLSTATFLPAQKVITPASMQYVVDIHHADKFSKLIVQDYKGRMKPVHTMSREILRKLARKESINGLSAEQVVLGMFVNSREWHTVPMIKLGKHETIREKLGVTGNMASYNDFFAPSGEYLLKEEVRRAYGLQPIDRGVYEKELMKIDEKVNVASMVYSGRIFKIIPVPGDPNNTWVSNNLDEHGQEPVNQPVAERFFAAYVPALQEAMQTQDYSFVDKLIDELGNYQKTAGGGMTPTASKINAEIILNKLNVFSRLAVVYFLLGLSFLFFLFLSVFRPKTKLKTVYRILFGLVVLGFFFHTLGLGLRWYVSGRAPWSNGYESMIYIAWTTTLAGVIFTRKSFGGLAATMVLAATVLLVASLSYLDPEITPLVPVLKSYWLTIHVSLEAGSYGFLMLGAIIGLINLVLMIFLTEKNKDRIKDIIQEMTFMSEMTLIGGLFMVSIGTYLGGVWANESWGRYWGWDAKETWALVTILVYAFILHMRIIPKLGGLFAYNLASLFGWATVIMTYYGVNYYLSGLHSYAAGDPVPVPQWVYIVAGSLFAISVLAYWRKRKFKIIS from the coding sequence TTTTTTAATACCCGCGCAGCCGGAATTTATATGCTGCTTTTTGCCGCTTCAATCGGAGTGGCCACCTTCATTGAAAATGATTTTGGAACCAGTTCCGCCCAAAAAGTGATCTTCAAATCTTCTTGGTTTGAATTGTTGCTGCTGCTCTTTGGGATAACCCTCATCGTGAACATAATTAAATTCAGAATGATCCCTCAAAAAAAGTGGGCCTTACTGACTTTTCATGCCGCGATGATCGTCATTTTGTTTGGCGCTGGCGTTACCCGGTATTTTGGTTCTGAAGGGATTATGCATATTCGGGAAAATGATACTTCCAATACCTTTCTTTCCGCCGAAACATATTTGAATTTTGAGGTATTGAAAGACGGGAATTCCTATAAATTTGATGAACCAGTCCTTTTTGCAACCCTTGGCAATAACAAATGGGAAGAATCCTACCTTATCGGTAGCGATCTAATTGAAGTAAAAGTAAAGGATTTTATTCCTAACCCCTCAGAGGTGATGGAAGAAAGCCTCAGTGGACTTCCGACCATCAAAATAGTGATGGCCGGGCAAGGTGGACGGGAAGAATATTACGTAAGCCAGGGAGAAACCCGACGGATCAGGAATGTGCTTTTTAATTTCAAAACAGAACCCTTGCCCGAAGCGGTAAACATTGATTTCAAAAATGATTCCCTGCTCATCAAAACCAACAGGGTGATGAGCCAAATGGTCATGGCAACCCAGCAGGTAGATACCCTGTACCCCGGGCCGAATTATTATCCCCTGAGGTTGAGGTCCATGTATTCCGATGGCATGAATAGTTTTGTCTTTGGTGATTTTAATAAACAGGCTACGGTCCTGATTAAGTCGGAAAATGCAAAAGTGAAAAATGAAAGCATGACCGCGCTGGTCATGGATGTAACGATCAATGGAGAGACTCAGGAAAAATTGGTTTACGGAAAAAAAGGAATGCCTGGACGGCCAACAGTAATAGACGCTGGAAAATTGAGCTTTGCCATATCCTATGGCGCTAAAGAAATCAGTTTACCTTTTGCCATAAAATTATATGATTTCATCATGGAAAAATATCCGGGAACGGATAACGCATCTTCTTATGCCAGTGAAGTGCAGCTGATCGATAATCGGAAAGACCTGAAACGGGACCAGCGTATCTATATGAACCATATTCTTACTTATGGAGGATATCGTTTTTTCCAATCTTCCTTTGATAATGATGAGTTGGGCACTTACCTGAGTGTCAATCATGATTTTTGGGGAACCTGGATTTCTTATTTGGGCTATATTCTACTGACTCTTGGGATGATGTTTTCCTTGCTTAGCAAAAAAAGCAGGTTTTACAAAGTCTCAGAAAATATTAAAAAAATCAGGGAAAAAAGAGGTGCATTCATGACCCTGTTAATCCTTTTGTCGACGGCCACTTTTTTGCCGGCACAAAAAGTGATTACCCCTGCCAGTATGCAATATGTTGTCGACATTCACCATGCTGACAAATTCAGCAAACTCATTGTCCAGGATTATAAAGGACGAATGAAGCCGGTCCACACTATGTCACGCGAAATTTTGCGCAAACTGGCCCGGAAGGAAAGTATCAACGGACTTTCAGCAGAGCAGGTGGTATTGGGGATGTTCGTGAACAGTCGGGAGTGGCACACGGTGCCTATGATTAAATTGGGAAAACATGAAACTATCCGTGAAAAACTTGGAGTAACCGGCAACATGGCCTCTTATAATGACTTTTTTGCGCCAAGCGGGGAGTACCTACTGAAGGAAGAAGTGCGTAGAGCCTATGGATTACAACCTATAGACAGGGGGGTATATGAAAAAGAGCTGATGAAAATTGACGAAAAAGTCAATGTCGCCAGTATGGTTTATTCGGGAAGGATCTTTAAGATTATCCCTGTTCCCGGTGACCCTAATAATACATGGGTCTCCAATAATCTCGACGAACATGGCCAGGAGCCTGTTAACCAACCGGTGGCAGAGCGCTTTTTTGCTGCTTATGTTCCGGCACTTCAGGAAGCCATGCAGACACAGGATTATTCTTTTGTAGATAAGCTGATTGATGAATTGGGGAACTATCAAAAAACAGCGGGCGGAGGGATGACCCCTACGGCTTCAAAGATCAACGCCGAGATCATACTCAATAAACTGAATGTATTCAGTCGTTTGGCCGTTGTTTATTTCCTTTTAGGATTATCCTTTTTATTTTTCCTGTTTTTATCCGTGTTCAGACCGAAAACAAAATTAAAAACAGTTTACCGGATATTATTCGGGTTGGTCGTGCTGGGATTCTTTTTTCACACCCTCGGTTTGGGGTTACGATGGTATGTTTCCGGTCGGGCACCATGGAGTAATGGTTACGAATCTATGATCTATATTGCCTGGACGACGACCCTTGCCGGGGTAATATTTACCCGCAAGTCATTTGGAGGGTTAGCCGCCACAATGGTACTGGCCGCCACGGTTCTTTTGGTAGCCAGTCTGAGTTACCTCGATCCGGAGATTACTCCTTTGGTGCCTGTACTCAAATCCTATTGGCTGACCATCCACGTATCTCTTGAGGCAGGAAGTTACGGTTTCCTGATGCTGGGAGCCATCATTGGACTGATCAACCTGGTACTGATGATCTTTTTAACTGAAAAAAATAAAGACAGGATAAAGGATATCATTCAGGAAATGACTTTTATGAGCGAGATGACCCTTATCGGAGGCTTGTTCATGGTAAGCATAGGCACCTATCTTGGTGGAGTTTGGGCCAATGAATCCTGGGGAAGGTACTGGGGCTGGGATGCCAAAGAAACCTGGGCCCTGGTGACGATACTGGTTTATGCATTTATACTTCATATGCGGATCATCCCCAAATTGGGAGGGCTGTTCGCCTACAATCTGGCTTCTCTTTTCGGCTGGGCAACGGTGATCATGACTTATTACGGAGTCAATTATTACTTATCAGGATTACATTCTTATGCTGCAGGAGATCCGGTACCGGTACCACAATGGGTTTATATCGTTGCTGGTTCATTGTTTGCCATCAGTGTACTCGCTTATTGGAGAAAACGAAAGTTTAAAATCATTAGTTGA